A window from Citrus sinensis cultivar Valencia sweet orange chromosome 3, DVS_A1.0, whole genome shotgun sequence encodes these proteins:
- the LOC102610134 gene encoding uncharacterized protein LOC102610134 has product MGGKGRRRREKNYLAAHGGPARLPPPPDPSQVDALPSKLRKLISFTSTLDGSDKIAKNGPDEKRNSEEHADARKKHDGENESKRESIGIKNGGDDEMRRIESGDEILLNHKTDKRKKKRKRKEVKDLRFLALENSGTHSKRKERKKKYVEAKKKRHKKAKTEEDLDFPGCEKIKFGDVVEAPPKLVTVPKALKTDASKERLRLQAIEAYRNRKGWTSRPGLQLPPVSTSPSL; this is encoded by the exons ATGGGAGGCAAaggaaggagaagaagagagaagaaCTACTTAGCAGCTCATGGAGGTCCCGCCAGGCTCCCGCCGCCACCTGATCCCTCACAAGTCGACGCTTTGCCCTCTAAACTTCGCAAACTCATTTCCTTCACGTCGACTCTTGACG gtTCTGATAAAATTGCAAAGAACGGTCCGGACGAGAAGAGAAATTCTGAAGAACATGCTGATGCTAGAAAA AAACACGACGGAGAGAATGAATCGAAGAGAGAATCAATTGGGATTAAAAATGGAGGCGATGATGAGATGCGGCGTATAGAGAGTGGTGATGAAATTTTGCTTAATCATAAAACGgataagagaaagaaaaaaagaaagcggAAGGAGGTAAAGGACCTGCGATTTCTGGCATTAGAGAACTCGGGCAcccattcaaaaagaaaagagcgCAAGAAAAA GTATGTGGAAGCAAAGAAGAAGAGACACAAGAAAGCTAAAACAGAAGAGGATTTGGACTTTCCTGgatgtgaaaaaataaagtttgggGACGTGGTTGAAGCTCCACCAAAATTGGTAACAGTTCCTAAG gCATTGAAGACTGATGCCTCGAAGGAGAGGCTACGTTTGCAGGCAATAGAGGCTTACAGGAACCGAAAAGGATGGACCTCAAGACCTGGCCTCCAGCTTCCTCCTGTATCTACATCACCATCGTTGTAG
- the LOC102608570 gene encoding uncharacterized protein LOC102608570 isoform X2, which yields MSFIKDIIDSLGSIFSNDSSPFESERNPSSSTMDGVAGTSITNERTAYKLKGYFELAKEEIAKAVRAEEWGLVDDAIIHYKNAQRILTEASSTPVPSYISTSEHEKVKSYRQKISKWQSQVSDRLQALNRRAGGTSTSKSTSPHAQTAAVSSTSNFRKNISPNSPRSSRNNPVVRNQTEKTGSSKPLAEAGNGYDSKLVEMINTAIVDRSPSVKWEDVAGLEKAKQALMEMVILPAKRRDLFTGLRRPARGLLLFGPPGNGKTMLAKAVASESQATFFNVSASSLTSKWVGEGEKLVRTLFMIDSIMSTRMANENDASRRLKSEFLIQFDGVTSNPNDLVIVMGATNKPQELDDAVLRRLVKRIYVPLPDENVRRLLLKHKLKGQAFSLPGGDLERLVRETEGYSGSDLQALCEEAAMMPIRELGTNILTVKANQLRPLRYEDFQKAMAVIRPSLNKSKWEELEQWNREFGSN from the exons ATGAGTTTCATCAAAGATATCATCGACTCTCTCGGCTCAATTTTCTCCAACGACAGCTCCCCTTTTGAATCCGAACGAAACCCTAGCTCTTCGACGATGGACGGCGTAGCTGGAACTTCAATTACGAACGAACGAACCGCATATAAGCTCAAAGGATACTTTGAATTGGCCAAAGAAGAGATAGCCAAGGCCGTTAGGGCTGAAGAATGGGGCTTGGTAGATGATGCCATTATTCATTACAAGAACGCACAGCGTATTTTGACCGAAGCTAGTTCCACTCCTGTGCCATCTTATATTAGCACTAG TGAACATGAGAAGGTGAAATCATATCGCCAAAAGATATCGAAATGGCAGAGTCAAGTGTCTGACAGATTACAAGCATTGAATCGGCGAGCGGGTGGCACATCTACGAGCAAG AGCACCTCACCGCATGCACAAACTGCTGCAGTTTCATCAACATCAAACTTTAGGAAAAACATTTCACCTAATTCTCCGCGTTCTAGTAGAAACAATCCAGTGGTGAGGAATCAGACGGAAAAAACTGGAAGCTCTAAACCCTTGGCAGAAGCTGGTAATGGTTATGATTCAAAATTGGTTGAAATGATAAATACAGCAATAGTGGATAGAAGTCCATCTGTTAAATGGGAAGATGTTG CTGGTCTTGAGAAAGCAAAGCAAGCGTTAATGGAAATGGTTATTTTGCCAGCTAAAAGAAGAGATTTGTTCACTGGCCTCCGAAGACCAGCTAGAG gTCTGCTTCTCTTCGGTCCCCCTGGAAATGGGAAGACAATGCTTGCCAAAGCAGTGGCATCGGAGTCACAGGCTACATTTTTCAATGTTTCTGCGTCTTCCCTAACGTCGAAGTGG GTGGGAGAGGGTGAAAAGCTCGTCCGGACTCTCTTCATG ATTGATAGTATAATGTCAACAAGGATGGCTAATGAGAATGATGCAAGCAGACGGTTGAAGTCCGAGTTTCTAATACAGTTTGATGGAGTGACATCGAATCCTAATGATTTGGTGATTGTCATGG GTGCAACTAATAAGCCACAAGAATTAGATGATGCAGTTCTTAGGAGATTG GTGAAGAGAATTTACGTTCCTCTGCCAGATGAAAATGTTAGGAGACTTCTTCTGAAGCACAAACTGAAGGGCCAAGCATTTTCCTTACCTG GTGGAGATCTAGAAAGACTTGTGAGGGAGACAGAAG GATATTCTGGAAGTGATTTACAAGCCTTGTGTGAAGAAGCTGCAATGATGCCGATTAGAGAGCTTGGTACTAATATTCTTACCGTCAAAGCAAATCAG CTAAGACCACTTAGGTATGAAGACTTTCAGAAGGCAATGGCCGTCATTAGACCGAGCTTAAACAAAAGCAAGTGGGAAGAGCTTGAACAGTGGAATCGGGAGTTTGGCTCTAACTAA
- the LOC102608091 gene encoding LOW QUALITY PROTEIN: growth-regulating factor 12 (The sequence of the model RefSeq protein was modified relative to this genomic sequence to represent the inferred CDS: deleted 1 base in 1 codon), giving the protein MEGRKKKTVKDGSASIKCENPMLTPAQFSEFQRQVLIFEHMKAGLPVPCHVLMPMWREVASSFGSDPSSVYNLYPSRLGWESWSKVDHRIVMDLEPGRCRRTNGNKWRCRKNSVPDQKYVDASQIANLLDGKKWRHSRDTIPNQKYCEMQMHRGAKKRVEPKNPVPNFSIDTTSSPFLPSTMITSANADSATSDSILCISVPKSPQVATRSPSSSRCYHQ; this is encoded by the exons ATGGaagggagaaaaaagaaaacagtgaAGGATGGATCAGCGTCAATCAAATGCGAAAACCCAATGCTAACGCCTGCTCAGTTTTCCGAGTTTCAAAGACAAGTTCTTATTTTTGAGCATATGAAAGCTGGGCTTCCTGTTCCTTGTCATGTTTTGATGCCCATGTGGAGGGAAGTTGCTAGCTCTTTTGGGTCTGATCCCAGTAGTGTTTATAATCTATATCCCAGCC GCCTTGGTTGGGAAAGTTGGTCGAAA GTTGATCATAGGATCGTGATGGATCTAGAACCGGGGAGGTGCAGAAGAACTAATGGAAATAAATGGAGATGCAGGAAGAATTCAGTTCCTGATCAGAAGTATGTTGATGCTTCTCAGATTGCAAATCTTTTAG ATGGGAAGAAGTGGCGGCACAGCCGAGATACCATTCCTAATCAGAAGTACTGTGAAATGCAAATGCATAGAGGTGCCAAAAAGCGTGTTGAACCTAAAAATCCAGTTCCAAATTTTTCCATTGACACTACCAGCAGTCCTTTTCTGCCTAGCACAATGATCACATCTGCCAATGCAGATTCTGCAACCTCAGACAGCATTCTCTGTATATCAGTCCCAAAAAGTCCTCAAGTTGCAACAAGAAGTCCTAGCAGCAGCAGATGCTACCATCAGTGA
- the LOC102607796 gene encoding serine/threonine-protein kinase Aurora-3 isoform X2, with product MDTKTAEREDNRKREWSLQDFEIGRPLGKGKFGRVYLVREVKSKHPVALKIIFKEQIEKYKIQHQLRREMEIQSSLRHPNILRLYGWFHDDERIFLILEYAHRGELYRELRKHRRFTEQQAATGRLKIGDFGWSVQSRSKRHTMCGTLDYLAPEMVENKEHDYAVDNWTLGILCYEFLYGAPPFEAESQKDTFRRIMKVDLSFPSAPSISAEAKHLISRLLVKDSSKRLSLQKIMEHPWIIKNANPRGTCDI from the exons ATGGATACCAAAACAGCAGAACGAGAAGATAATCGTAAGAGAGAATGGTCCTTACAAGACTTCGAGATTGGGAGACCTCTCGGCAAGGGCAAATTCGGCCGCGTCTATCTCGTCCGAGAAGTCAAG AGCAAACATCCAGTGGCATTGAAGATTATATTCAAGGAGCAAATTGAGAAGTacaaaattcaacatcaaTTGAGGAGGGAAATGGAAATTCAATCGAGTCTACGTCACCCTAATATACTGCGTCTCTACGGTTGGTTTCATGATGATGAACGTATTTTCTTGATTCTCGAGTACGCTCATCGCGGTGAGCTTTACAGGGAGCTCAGGAAGCACCGTCGTTTTACCGAACAGCAAGCCGCCACG GGTCGATTGAAAATTGGTGATTTTGGATGGTCGGTACAGTCAAGAAGCAAGAGACATACTATGTGTGGGACATTAGATTACTTGGCCCCTGAAATGGTGGAAAACAAAGAACATGATTATGCTGTAGATAACTGGACGTTGGGTATTCTTTGCTATGAGTTCCTCTATGGTGCTCCTCCATTTGAGGCAGAGAGTCAAAAAGACACGTTCAGAAG GATCATGAAAGTTGACTTGAGCTTTCCTTCTGCTCCCAGTATCTCTGCTGAAGCCAAACATCTCATAAGCCGG CTTCTAGTGAAGGACTCCTCCAAAAGGCTTTCTCTCCAGAAGATTATGGAGCACCCTTGGATTATCAAGAATGCCAACCCTAGGGGTACTTGCGATATATAG
- the LOC102608570 gene encoding uncharacterized protein LOC102608570 isoform X1: protein MSFIKDIIDSLGSIFSNDSSPFESERNPSSSTMDGVAGTSITNERTAYKLKGYFELAKEEIAKAVRAEEWGLVDDAIIHYKNAQRILTEASSTPVPSYISTSEHEKVKSYRQKISKWQSQVSDRLQALNRRAGGTSTSKSTSPHAQTAAVSSTSNFRKNISPNSPRSSRNNPVVRNQTEKTGSSKPLAEAGNGYDSKLVEMINTAIVDRSPSVKWEDVAGLEKAKQALMEMVILPAKRRDLFTGLRRPARGLLLFGPPGNGKTMLAKAVASESQATFFNVSASSLTSKWVGEGEKLVRTLFMVAISRQPCVIFIDEIDSIMSTRMANENDASRRLKSEFLIQFDGVTSNPNDLVIVMGATNKPQELDDAVLRRLVKRIYVPLPDENVRRLLLKHKLKGQAFSLPGGDLERLVRETEGYSGSDLQALCEEAAMMPIRELGTNILTVKANQLRPLRYEDFQKAMAVIRPSLNKSKWEELEQWNREFGSN, encoded by the exons ATGAGTTTCATCAAAGATATCATCGACTCTCTCGGCTCAATTTTCTCCAACGACAGCTCCCCTTTTGAATCCGAACGAAACCCTAGCTCTTCGACGATGGACGGCGTAGCTGGAACTTCAATTACGAACGAACGAACCGCATATAAGCTCAAAGGATACTTTGAATTGGCCAAAGAAGAGATAGCCAAGGCCGTTAGGGCTGAAGAATGGGGCTTGGTAGATGATGCCATTATTCATTACAAGAACGCACAGCGTATTTTGACCGAAGCTAGTTCCACTCCTGTGCCATCTTATATTAGCACTAG TGAACATGAGAAGGTGAAATCATATCGCCAAAAGATATCGAAATGGCAGAGTCAAGTGTCTGACAGATTACAAGCATTGAATCGGCGAGCGGGTGGCACATCTACGAGCAAG AGCACCTCACCGCATGCACAAACTGCTGCAGTTTCATCAACATCAAACTTTAGGAAAAACATTTCACCTAATTCTCCGCGTTCTAGTAGAAACAATCCAGTGGTGAGGAATCAGACGGAAAAAACTGGAAGCTCTAAACCCTTGGCAGAAGCTGGTAATGGTTATGATTCAAAATTGGTTGAAATGATAAATACAGCAATAGTGGATAGAAGTCCATCTGTTAAATGGGAAGATGTTG CTGGTCTTGAGAAAGCAAAGCAAGCGTTAATGGAAATGGTTATTTTGCCAGCTAAAAGAAGAGATTTGTTCACTGGCCTCCGAAGACCAGCTAGAG gTCTGCTTCTCTTCGGTCCCCCTGGAAATGGGAAGACAATGCTTGCCAAAGCAGTGGCATCGGAGTCACAGGCTACATTTTTCAATGTTTCTGCGTCTTCCCTAACGTCGAAGTGG GTGGGAGAGGGTGAAAAGCTCGTCCGGACTCTCTTCATGGTAGCTATATCTAGACAGCCATGTGTAATTTTCATTGATGAA ATTGATAGTATAATGTCAACAAGGATGGCTAATGAGAATGATGCAAGCAGACGGTTGAAGTCCGAGTTTCTAATACAGTTTGATGGAGTGACATCGAATCCTAATGATTTGGTGATTGTCATGG GTGCAACTAATAAGCCACAAGAATTAGATGATGCAGTTCTTAGGAGATTG GTGAAGAGAATTTACGTTCCTCTGCCAGATGAAAATGTTAGGAGACTTCTTCTGAAGCACAAACTGAAGGGCCAAGCATTTTCCTTACCTG GTGGAGATCTAGAAAGACTTGTGAGGGAGACAGAAG GATATTCTGGAAGTGATTTACAAGCCTTGTGTGAAGAAGCTGCAATGATGCCGATTAGAGAGCTTGGTACTAATATTCTTACCGTCAAAGCAAATCAG CTAAGACCACTTAGGTATGAAGACTTTCAGAAGGCAATGGCCGTCATTAGACCGAGCTTAAACAAAAGCAAGTGGGAAGAGCTTGAACAGTGGAATCGGGAGTTTGGCTCTAACTAA
- the LOC102607796 gene encoding serine/threonine-protein kinase Aurora-3 isoform X1, protein MDTKTAEREDNRKREWSLQDFEIGRPLGKGKFGRVYLVREVKSKHPVALKIIFKEQIEKYKIQHQLRREMEIQSSLRHPNILRLYGWFHDDERIFLILEYAHRGELYRELRKHRRFTEQQAATYIASLTNALAYCHENHVIHRDIKPENLLLDHEGRLKIGDFGWSVQSRSKRHTMCGTLDYLAPEMVENKEHDYAVDNWTLGILCYEFLYGAPPFEAESQKDTFRRIMKVDLSFPSAPSISAEAKHLISRLLVKDSSKRLSLQKIMEHPWIIKNANPRGTCDI, encoded by the exons ATGGATACCAAAACAGCAGAACGAGAAGATAATCGTAAGAGAGAATGGTCCTTACAAGACTTCGAGATTGGGAGACCTCTCGGCAAGGGCAAATTCGGCCGCGTCTATCTCGTCCGAGAAGTCAAG AGCAAACATCCAGTGGCATTGAAGATTATATTCAAGGAGCAAATTGAGAAGTacaaaattcaacatcaaTTGAGGAGGGAAATGGAAATTCAATCGAGTCTACGTCACCCTAATATACTGCGTCTCTACGGTTGGTTTCATGATGATGAACGTATTTTCTTGATTCTCGAGTACGCTCATCGCGGTGAGCTTTACAGGGAGCTCAGGAAGCACCGTCGTTTTACCGAACAGCAAGCCGCCACG TACATTGCGAGTCTTACTAATGCGTTGGCTTACTGTCACGAGAATCACGTGATTCATAGAGATATTAAGCCTGAAAATCTGTTGCTTGATCATGAG GGTCGATTGAAAATTGGTGATTTTGGATGGTCGGTACAGTCAAGAAGCAAGAGACATACTATGTGTGGGACATTAGATTACTTGGCCCCTGAAATGGTGGAAAACAAAGAACATGATTATGCTGTAGATAACTGGACGTTGGGTATTCTTTGCTATGAGTTCCTCTATGGTGCTCCTCCATTTGAGGCAGAGAGTCAAAAAGACACGTTCAGAAG GATCATGAAAGTTGACTTGAGCTTTCCTTCTGCTCCCAGTATCTCTGCTGAAGCCAAACATCTCATAAGCCGG CTTCTAGTGAAGGACTCCTCCAAAAGGCTTTCTCTCCAGAAGATTATGGAGCACCCTTGGATTATCAAGAATGCCAACCCTAGGGGTACTTGCGATATATAG
- the LOC102609064 gene encoding 2-methylene-furan-3-one reductase gives MQNAWYYEEYGPKEVLKLGDFPLPTPQHDQLLVQVRAAALNPIDSKRRQRPLFPSDFPAVPGCDMAGIVVAKGTSVTKFNTGDEVYGNIQDFNAEGKLKQLGALAEFIVVEESLIAKKPKNISFEEAASLPLAVQTAIEGFKTAGFKTGQTIFIVGGAGGVGTLVIQLAKHFYGASHVVATTSTPKVEFVKELGADKVIDYRKTKYEDIEEKFDVLYDTIGDCKNSFVVAKDNAPIVDITWPPSHPRAIYSSLTVSGEILEKLRPFIESGKLKAQIDPTGPYKFKDVIEAFRYLETGRARGKVVISAFPYTESTWCHFIREQEETCS, from the exons ATGCAAAATGCTTGGTATTATGAGGAGTACGGCCCCAAGGAAGTTCTCAAACTGGGGGACTTCCCGCTTCCTACTCCCCAGCACGACCAACTACTCGTCCAAGTTCGAGCTGCTGCTCTGAATCCTATTGATTCCAAGCGCCGCCAACGACCCCTCTTCCCTTCTGACTTTCCT GCAGTTCCTGGCTGTGACATGGCAGGTATAGTGGTAGCAAAAGGTACGAGTGTCACAAAATTCAATACCGGTGACGAGGTCTACGGCAACATCCAGGACTTCAATGCAGAGGGGAAACTAAAGCAGCTTGGGGCTCTGGCAGAGTTCATAGTTGTGGAGGAGAGCTTGATTgcaaaaaaacccaaaaacatTTCATTTGAGGAAGCTGCCAGCTTGCCATTAGCAGTTCAGACTGCTATTGAAGGATTTAAAACTGCAGGTTTCAAAACTGGCCAAACAATCTTTATTGTTGGTGGAGCAGGTGGCGTTGGAACTTTAGTGATTCAGCTAGCCAAGCACTTTTATGGAGCCTCTCACGTTGTGGCTACAACTAGCACCCCAAAGGTGGAATTTGTCAAAGAATTGGGAGCCGATAAAGTTATTGACTATAGAAAGACCAAATACGAAGACATTGAGGAGAAATTTGATGTCCTCTATGATACAATTG gTGACTGCAAGAATTCTTTTGTGGTAGCTAAAGACAATGCACCAATTGTTGACATAACATGGCCTCCGTCGCATCCGCGAGCGATTTATTCAAGCTTGACAGTTTCCGGGGAAATTTTAGAGAAGCTCAGGCCTTTCATTGAAAGCGGAAAGCTCAAAGCTCAGATTGATCCCACCGGAccatataaatttaaagatgTTATTGAAGCTTTCCGATATCTAGAAACTGGAAGAGCCAGAGGCAAAGTTGTCATCTCTGCTTTCCCTTACACCGAATCTACTTGGTGTCACTTCATTCGAGAGCAAGAAGAAACCTGCTCCTGA
- the LOC102609624 gene encoding cytochrome P450 704C1-like, whose protein sequence is MGIFLIIFAFTGFSLLCLLSTFSLLIIKIYSGKSIKDPSYPPVNGTVFHQLLYFNRLYDYQTEVAKKQPTFRLLGPAQSEIYTTDIRNIEHVLKAKFDKYSKGEYNQDILEDLFGQGIFAVDGDKWRQQRKLASFEFSTRVLRDFSCAVFRTNAAKLVKVVSGFAVAGRVLDMQDMLMRCTLDSIFKVGFGVDLNCLDGSSGEGTEFMKAFDESNALVYWRYVDPFWKLKRISNIGSEASLKKNIKVIDDFVHNLISTKRNLLAMQQDSNEKEDILSRFLLASEKDPDKMDDQYLRDIILNFMIAGKDTSASTLSWFFYLLCKNPLIQEKIEQEVRDVTGGQKNETNIDDFVAKLTDETLEKMNYLHAALTETLRLYPAVPSDGRCAETDDILPDGYRVKKGDGVYYMAYAMGRMPSIWGENAEEFRPERWLENGIFQPESPFKFIAFHAGPRICLGKDFAYRQMKIVSAALLRFFRFKLTDDTRDVTYRTMFTLHMDGGLHVYAISRKF, encoded by the exons atgGGTATCTTCTTAATCATCTTTGCCTTCACAGGATTTTCACTTCTCTGTCTCCTTTCAACTTTTTCTTTgctcatcatcaaaatctaCTCTGGCAAGTCTATCAAAGACCCAAGTTATCCACCAGTCAACGGTACCGTTTTTCACCAGCTCCTCTATTTCAACAGACTTTACGATTACCAAACCGAAGTTGCCAAAAAACAACCAACTTTCAGGCTTCTTGGTCCTGCGCAGAGTGAAATATACACAACAGATATAAGAAACATAGAGCATGTGCTAAAAGCAAAGTTTGATAAATATTCGAAAGGCGAGTATAATCAAGATATTTTGGAGGATCTTTTTGGCCAAGGGATATTTGCAGTTGATGGAGATAAGTGGAGGCAGCAGAGGAAGCTTGCTAGCTTTGAGTTTTCTACCAGAGTTCTTAGAGATTTTAGTTGTGCTGTGTTTAGAACAAATGCAGCAAAGCTGGTCAAAGTTGTTTCGGGGTTTGCTGTCGCGGGTCGGGTGTTGGATATGCAA GATATGCTGATGCGATGCACTTTGGACTCAATATTCAAAGTTGGGTTTGGTGTGGATTTGAATTGCTTGGATGGGTCAAGCGGAGAGGGAACCGAATTCATGAAGGCCTTTGATGAATCAAATGCTTTGGTTTATTGGCGATATGTTGATCCATTTTGGAAGCTGAAAAGGATTTCCAATATCGGGTCTGAAGCCTCTCTCAAGAAGAATATCAAAGTCATTGATGATTTCGTGCACAATCTTATTAGCACCAAGAGAAATCTTTTAGCCATGCAACAAGATAGC aATGAAAAGGAGGACATACTTTCAAGATTCTTACTGGCAAGTGAAAAGGACCCAGATAAAATGGACGATCAATACTTGAGGGATataattttgaactttatGATTGCTGGCAAAGATACGAGTGCCAGCACACTCTCCTGGTTCTTCTATCTGCTCTGCAAGAACCCTTTAATACAAGAAAAGATCGAGCAAGAAGTACGAGATGTTACTGGCGGTCAAAAGAATGAAACCAACATTGATGACTTCGTTGCAAAATTAACAGATGAAACACTTGAGAAAATGAATTATCTTCATGCAGCTTTGACAGAAACCTTAAGACTGTACCCTGCAGTCCCCTCG GATGGGAGATGTGCAGAGACAGATGATATTCTACCGGATGGATATAGAGTGAAAAAAGGAGATGGAGTGTATTACATGGCCTATGCCATGGGAAGAATGCCTTCTATCTGGGGAGAAAATGCAGAGGAATTTCGACCTGAAAGATGGCTGGAAAACGGAATTTTTCAGCCCGAATCTCCATTCAAATTTATAGCCTTTCAT GCTGGTCCCCGAATTTGTCTAGGGAAAGACTTTGCTTACCGACAGATGAAGATTGTATCAGCGGCTCTTCTTCGTTTCTTTCGCTTCAAGTTAACCGATGACACAAGAGATGTTACTTACAGGACCATGTTCACACTTCACATGGATGGAGGCCTGCATGTTTATGCAATTTCGAGGAAGTTTTGA
- the LOC102609357 gene encoding cytochrome P450 704C1-like, whose protein sequence is MDFLSIPFSFKALAIALAILVVQIVTKTLTQKSGNKQKKYHPIGGTVFNQLLNFNRLHHYMTDLAAKHGTYRLLGPFRSEVYSSDPANVEYMLKTNFDNYGKGSYNYSILKDLLGDGIFTVDGEKWREQRKISSHEFSTKVLRDFSSAAFRKNAAKLAQLLSEAANSDKILDIQDLFMKSTLDSIFKVAFGVELDSVCGSNEEGTRFSSAFDDASAMTLWRYVDIFWKIKKLLNIGSEARLKQRIEVIDTFVYKIIRKKTDQMHDFQEEYTSMKKEDILSRFLQVTDPKYLRDIILNFVIAGKDTTAATLSWFIYMLCKHPAVQEKIVQEVKEATGAKDISDFLKVAGCISEEALEKMHYLHAAITETLRLYPAVPVDAKMCFSDDTLPDGFSVRKGDMVCYQAYAMGRMKFIWGDDAEEFKPERWLDENGIFQKESPFKFTAFQAGPRICLGKEFAYRQMKIYSAVLLSCFKFRLRNVSETVNYRTMINLHIDGGLHVRVFHR, encoded by the exons ATGGATTTCCTCTCAATCCCTTTCTCGTTCAAAGCCTTAGCTATTGCTCTTGCAATTCTTGTTGTTCAAATCGTCACAAAAACACTGACGCAAAAGAGTGgcaataaacaaaagaagtACCATCCGATTGGCGGGACAGTGTTTAACCAGCTACTAAATTTCAATAGATTACACCATTACATGACAGATCTTGCTGCCAAGCATGGGACTTACAGACTGCTGGGCCCTTTTAGAAGTGAAGTTTACAGTTCCGACCCGGCCAACGTTGAATACAtgcttaaaacaaattttgataattatggCAAG GGAAGTTACAATTACAGCATCCTCAAGGATTTACTTGGTGATGGGATTTTTACTGTTGACGGCGAAAAGTGGCGAGAACAGAGAAAGATATCAAGCCACGAGTTCTCAACAAAGGTGCTCAGAGATTTTAGCAGCGCGGCCTTTAGAAAAAATGCGGCAAAGCTTGCTCAACTACTTTCTGAAGCTGCAAATTCCGACAAGATATTGGACATTCAA GACTTGTTTATGAAATCAACCTTAGATTCGATATTTAAAGTGGCGTTTGGAGTTGAACTAGACAGCGTGTGCGGATCAAATGAAGAAGGTACCCGTTTCAGCAGTGCTTTTGATGATGCAAGTGCGATGACCCTGTGGCGCTATGTTGATATCTTTTGGAAGATCAAAAAGTTATTGAATATCGGATCAGAAGCGAGGTTAAAGCAAAGAATAGAAGTGATTGATACTTTTGTGTACAAAATAATTCGTAAGAAGACTGATCAAATGCACGACTTTCAAGAGGAATATACTTCT ATGAAGAAAGAAGACATTTTATCAAGGTTTCTGCAAGTGACTGATCCCAAGTATCTACGCgatataattttaaactttgtAATTGCTGGCAAAGACACAACAGCAGCAACACTTTCCTGGTTTATTTACATGCTTTGTAAGCATCCTGCGGTGCAGGAAAAGATTGTACAAGAAGTGAAGGAGGCAACAGGTGCTAAGGACATTTCAGACTTTTTGAAGGTAGCAGGCTGTATTAGTGAAGAAGCTCTAGAAAAGATGCATTATCTGCATGCAGCAATCACTGAAACTCTCAGACTTTATCCTGCAGTTCCGGTG GATGCTAAGATGTGCTTCTCTGATGATACTCTACCAGATGGATTTAGTGTTAGAAAAGGCGATATGGTTTGTTACCAAGCTTATGCAATGGGCAGGATGAAATTCATTTGGGGTGATGACGCAGAGGAATTCAAGCCGGAGAGATGGCTTGATGAGAATGGTATATTTCAGAAAGAAAGCCCTTTCAAGTTTACAGCTTTCCAG GCAGGTCCAAGAATTTGTCTGGGAAAGGAATTTGCCTATAGGCAGATGAAGATATACTCAGCTGTCCTGTTAAGCTGTTTCAAATTCAGATTGAGAAATGTCAGTGAAACTGTCAATTACAGGACAATGATTAATCTTCACATTGACGGAGGCCTCCATGTTCGTGTCTTCCACAGATGA